The following DNA comes from Vibrio gigantis.
CTTTCCTAAAGATGAGGATTGAGTGAAGAAGGATTATAAACACCATTCAATTCTGTTTCCTAGTTTTGTAAGCCCTAGGTCAACAGAATCGAGAGGTGTCAGCAGATTGTCAGAGCCAATTTGTGCGTTTATGCATCAATAAGCTGTTGGATCTGCTCGAGGATCTGGAAACCAAGTATGTCTTTGCTGTCCAGTGGCAGAGATTTATCGCCGCCCTTCCAATAAAGGTGCAACTCATTGCTACTGCTATTGAAGCCTTGGCCTGCGACTGAGACGTCGTTGGCACAAATCATGTCGAGGTTCTTTCTTTCTAGTTTGCCGCGCGCGTATTTCTCAACATCTTGAGTTTCTGCTGCGAAGCCAACAGTAAATGGACGACCTTCAGTCATTGAAGCGACAGAAGCGACGATATCTGGGTTCTTAACCATTTGAATGTTCATGTCATCTTTACCGTCGACTTTTTTAAGCTTCTGATCTGCAACTGTCTCAGGACGATAGTCTGCAACTGCAGCACAACCGATGAAAATGTCGTGCTGGGCAGCGCGTGAAGAAACGGCATCTAGCATCTGTTGAGCGCTATCAACATCAACGCGAGTGACATTATTTGGTGTCGCGAGTGATACTGGGCCACTGACTAAAGTAACCGCAGCGCCTTGTTTAGCTGCTGCTTCGGCCAGTGCATAGCCCATTTTTCCTGAGCTGTGATTGGTAATGTAGCGCACAGGATCGATCGCTTCTCGAGTCGGGCCAGCAGTAATAAGTACAGAGTGGCCTGCAAGTGGTTTAGGTTGGAAGAAGTCTTCACAGCGATGTACAAGCTGCATAGGCTCTAGCATGCGGCCCATGCCCACATCACCACACGCTTGTTCGCCAGCTGCCGGCCCCCAAATCTCACAACCACGACGTTTTAGTGTCGCGATGTTCTCTTGAGTAGCAGGGTGGCTGTACATCTGTTGGTTCATTGCCGGAGATACCGCAACTGGCGCATCGGTTGCTAGAACCAAAGTTGTCAGTAGGTCGTTACCCATGCCAGCTGTCATGCGAGCAATCAGATCAGCGGTTGCAGGCGCTAGTAATACCAAATCAGCCCACTTTGCGAGCTCGATGTGCCCCATGGAAGCCTCAGCAGCAGGATCAAGCAAACTATCAGACACTGGCCTTCCAGAGACGGCTTGCATGGTGAGAGGAGTAATGAACTCCTTGGCTGCATTCGTCATCACGACTTGTACTTGTGCTCCACGTTCAATTAAGCGTCGAGTCAGTTCGGCACATTTATACGCAGCGATACCACCACTAATGCCAAGTAGGATTTTTTTCCCAGCCAGGCCTTGTAGGTCAGCGTTATCCAGTTGATTAACCAATGTTTGCATGATTCTGTTCCTTAATTTCTCTGGGACTTACGATATCAGAACAAAGGATGAGTGCCTAGAAGCAGAAGTAGGACAGATTTGACGCTCATCAAGTTGGTGTTATCAAACTTATCAATTACATGATTTTGCTAGTGACTCGTTTCCTTTTATCGTAATCAAAGGATCTCTGATTACGATCTCATTAAGGTCATGAGTCATGTTTATGACAAGTGATTAGCTTTTATATGCCAATAGACAAAATGCCAGTCGAATCGATGCCAAGAGAAAAGTTATTGAGTCGAGGGCCTGATTCTTTGAGTGATGCGGAACTGCTCGCGATATTTCTGCGAACGGGGACACAAGGAATGAACGTCTTGGAGCTAGCTGACAAGCTGATCAAAGATTTTGGTTCGCTCCGTCATCTTTTTTCAGCAACGCAGGAAGAGTTTTGTGCTCATAAAGGGATGGGGCAGGCCAAGTATGTTCAACTGCAGGCCGTGTTAGAGATGACGCAGCGTTATCTAGCAGAGACTTTATCTCGTGGAGATGCGCTCACTAGCCCAAGTCATACTAAGCTTTATCTTTCGAGCATGTTGCGCGATCGCCAGCGAGAAGCCTTCTATATATTGTTCCTTGATAACCAAAATAGGGTAATCAAAGACGAAGTTATGTTCGAGGGAACCATCGATGCTGCATCTGTTTATCCGCGGGAAGTGGTTAAACGGGCACTTCATCATAATGCGGCAGCATTAATTTTAGCTCATAACCATCCTTCGGGTGTTGCAGAACCAAGCCAAGCCGATAGGCGGATTACACGTCGATTAACCGATGCACTGGCGCTGGTGGACATACGAATACTCGATCATTTTGTGGTTGGAGATGGCGAAGTTGTCTCTTTTGCAGAGCGTGGATGGATTTGAATCACATTTTAGGTTGTTAGTTGCGTTAAATCTGCTATTATTCCGCCCACATTTTTAGACCTAAAATCAGCTCTGATTACTCAAGCAAGCTGCGCTGCACAAAAAAAGATCACGAAATCCGTAAAAAGGATCTGTTCGGGTCTTGAGCAATGCGTGTCAAGTTAGTATAATGCGCGACCTTTGATAGCCTTGTATGGATTTTCCATAACGGTTTTTACCTTCTATTTTAATTGATAGAGAGGTTCGGCCACCAAGGTTGATATCGAGCTGAAACGATTGGAGAAGACATTCATGTCCCGAGTATGCCAAGTAACTGGTAAGCGTCCAGTAACGGGTAACAACCGTTCACACGCACGCAATGCTACTAAGCGCCGTTTTCTGCCGAACCTACAAACTCATCGTTTCTGGGTAGAGAGCGAAAAACGTTTTGTTAAACTACGTCTAACTGCTAAAGGCATGCGTATCATTGATAAGAAAGGCATCGATGCTGTTCTTGTTGATATCCGTGCACGTGGCGAAAACGTTTAAGAGGAATTAAGCAATGGCTAAAGGCATTCGTGAGAAAATTCGTCTAGTATCTTCTGCAGGTACTGGTCACTTCTACACAACTGATAAGAACAAGCGTAACATGCCAGGCAAATTTGAGATCAAAAAGTTTGATCCAGTAGTTCGCCAACACGTTATGTACAAAGAAGCTAAAATCAAGTAATTGATGCTTTTTTTGCTCTTCTTCAGTAGAAGAAAGAATTGAAAAACCCAGCTTAATCGCTGGGTTTTTTTATATCTAAAATTTGAGTTACTCAATTGTTTTGAGCGATATAGCATCTAATCGATAGAAGCTGCGTTTAATTGAGGGGCTATTTAGTAGAAAATCGCACAACATAGAAAGTATCGCCACTTTCACGATATACTGATTACTCAATAGGTTAGATGAGTAGAATTAGATGAGATATCGCGGGCGTAGGTGGAACAACATACTCATGTTAAGCGTGATCGCTTTTATTGGCGTGTTAAACCTTCCAACATTGATCAAAGCGTACCTTATCGAACCTGAACCTCAGGTTGATAGCCCTTATCCTTATCTTCTGAATCCAGCAGCAGAGCTTCAAGCGTTACACTTTGCTAAGTGGTCTATCGTTCAACAAGACAATCAATGGG
Coding sequences within:
- the coaBC gene encoding bifunctional phosphopantothenoylcysteine decarboxylase/phosphopantothenate--cysteine ligase CoaBC; amino-acid sequence: MQTLVNQLDNADLQGLAGKKILLGISGGIAAYKCAELTRRLIERGAQVQVVMTNAAKEFITPLTMQAVSGRPVSDSLLDPAAEASMGHIELAKWADLVLLAPATADLIARMTAGMGNDLLTTLVLATDAPVAVSPAMNQQMYSHPATQENIATLKRRGCEIWGPAAGEQACGDVGMGRMLEPMQLVHRCEDFFQPKPLAGHSVLITAGPTREAIDPVRYITNHSSGKMGYALAEAAAKQGAAVTLVSGPVSLATPNNVTRVDVDSAQQMLDAVSSRAAQHDIFIGCAAVADYRPETVADQKLKKVDGKDDMNIQMVKNPDIVASVASMTEGRPFTVGFAAETQDVEKYARGKLERKNLDMICANDVSVAGQGFNSSSNELHLYWKGGDKSLPLDSKDILGFQILEQIQQLIDA
- the rpmG gene encoding 50S ribosomal protein L33, which encodes MAKGIREKIRLVSSAGTGHFYTTDKNKRNMPGKFEIKKFDPVVRQHVMYKEAKIK
- the radC gene encoding RadC family protein, which encodes MPIDKMPVESMPREKLLSRGPDSLSDAELLAIFLRTGTQGMNVLELADKLIKDFGSLRHLFSATQEEFCAHKGMGQAKYVQLQAVLEMTQRYLAETLSRGDALTSPSHTKLYLSSMLRDRQREAFYILFLDNQNRVIKDEVMFEGTIDAASVYPREVVKRALHHNAAALILAHNHPSGVAEPSQADRRITRRLTDALALVDIRILDHFVVGDGEVVSFAERGWI
- the rpmB gene encoding 50S ribosomal protein L28 is translated as MSRVCQVTGKRPVTGNNRSHARNATKRRFLPNLQTHRFWVESEKRFVKLRLTAKGMRIIDKKGIDAVLVDIRARGENV